One Pocillopora verrucosa isolate sample1 chromosome 10, ASM3666991v2, whole genome shotgun sequence genomic window carries:
- the LOC131788125 gene encoding D(1) dopamine receptor-like has translation MNNTTNNETEPENINRQEDELKKKLLLSFYVIVLFFTVVGNTLVCLAIYIDQRLRSPTNWFIASLAVSDLFYGLAGLPFRIVVNVTALTNLSLCYLWIWVDMVCAAASMANLAVISVDRYLKITKPFSYHRHMTKKRSFLAIGGVWLYAPTLASFAIIKWPGAHGVIIDVPHDLCYNDNKVFYTVANIVAFLSPLIVLIVSYSLIFRTALSHFNKMKDMIVGSSSKEDRRKQRSIVRDFKATKTLAIVLGTFTVCWLPFFIMFTISYYNPNYLRHFPLKVQTAIYYLFFFILPNLNSACNPVIYAYFNIEYRRAFKKIMWSLCEDSSRDQTFRRRKSSLTSFFQANLARRGSPQDYIADDKNHNDRKSFLNGNTETTHV, from the coding sequence ATGAATAACACAACAAATAACGAAACTGAACCGGAAAATATAAATAGACAGGAGGATGAGTTAAAGAAGAAGCTTCTCTTGTCATTTTACGTGATCGTGTTGTTCTTCACAGTGGTGGGAAACACGCTAGTATGTTTGGCCATCTACATCGACCAACGGTTGCGTAGTCCGACCAATTGGTTTATTGCGTCACTGGCGGTCAGTGACTTGTTTTACGGGCTCGCGGGGCTGCCATTCCGAATCGTGGTGAATGTGACGGCCTTAACGAATCTAAGCTTGTGTTATCTTTGGATATGGGTGGACATGGTCTGTGCCGCAGCCTCCATGGCTAACTTAGCTGTCATATCGGTGGATAGATACTTGAAAATAACCAAACCGTTCAGTTACCATAGACATATGACGAAAAAACGTTCGTTCTTGGCTATAGGCGGCGTGTGGCTGTACGCGCCCACATTGGCTTCGTTTGCCATAATCAAATGGCCTGGAGCACACGGGGTAATAATAGACGTTCCGCACGATCTCTGCTACAACGACAACAAAGTGTTTTACACTGTGGCCAACATAGTTGCTTTCCTTTCTCCGCTCATTGTGTTGATCGTCAGTTACAGTTTAATTTTTCGCACAGCCTTGAGCCATTTCAACAAAATGAAGGACATGATCGTAGGCTCAAGCAGTAAAGAGGACAGGCGCAAGCAGAGAAGTATCGTGCGCGACTTCAAAGCCACCAAAACACTAGCCATTGTGCTGGGTACATTCACAGTATGCTGGTTGCCCTTTTTCATTATGTTCACTATTTCTTACTACAATCCTAACTATCTACGTCACTTTCCACTGAAGGTGCAAACAGCGATCTACTATCTCTTCTTCTTCATACTACCGAACTTAAATAGCGCTTGTAACCCTGTCATTTATGCCTACTTCAACATCGAGTACCGCCGGGCTTTCAAGAAGATTATGTGGTCGTTGTGCGAAGATTCAAGCCGAGACCAGACATTTAGGAGGAGAAAGAGTTCATTAACGAGCTTCTTCCAAGCTAACCTCGCAAGACGTGGGAGTCCGCAGGATTACATAGCAGACGACAAGAATCACAATGATAGGAAGTCTTTTCTTAACGGAAATACTGAGACGACACACGTCTGA